Within Ovis aries strain OAR_USU_Benz2616 breed Rambouillet chromosome 3, ARS-UI_Ramb_v3.0, whole genome shotgun sequence, the genomic segment GGAAGGTAGAGAGCACTGGGAGGGACTCGTGTAATCAGAGTGCAGATCCCTGAAGGAGCATAGCGCTGGACCCCAGGACGAGATTTGTGGCTCAGCTCTGGCACTAATGATCCGGTGTGACTCCAGGTGAGTCACACGACCTCCCTGGGGCACCTGTTTCCTTAATCTGAGAAGCAGTCTGTGATTCCCATCGCAATGAGTTGCTGACATTTTGGTGCATACATTGTAAATATTCTATCATCCCAGGGACTTGGGAGCCAGGGTGGAACCTGGCGGGCAGGAGGGGCTCCTCTGCCGgcttcctcctgccccctgccccatcccGTCCTCTGGTTACTCCCAAGGGACAGGACTGGACAGTGGGAGGGAGGGATCGCCCCCAGCAGGCCTGTGTTCTGATGTCATTGCAGATGGTGGAGAGCATGAAGTACCCCTTTCGGCAGGGCATGCGGCTGGAGGTGGTGGACAAGTCCCAGGTGTCCCGGACCCGCATGGCCGTGGTGGACACAGTCATCGGGGGTCGCCTGCGGCTCCTCTATGAGGATGGTGACAGCGACGACGACTTCTGGTGCCACATGTGGAGTCCCCTGATCCACCCTGTGGGCTGGTCCAGGCGAGTCGGCCACGGCATCAAGCTGTCAGGTTAGCCGAGTCCCTGGCCAGCATGGGCCTGGTCAGGGGGGCACATCTCTGCACTCCACAACTACTCTGAGTAATGGGGGCAGTCATCTTTACCCTGAGGATGGCAGGACTGGACCAGGTGTCCCAAGGGGTTGAGTGACTTGACCAGTGACACTCAGCCTGAAGTGTgttctgtgtgttagttgctcagtcatgtccagctctttgtgaccccatggactgtagcccgccaggctcctctgtctgtggaattttccaagcaagaatattggagtgggttgccatttccttctccagcctgaaATGGCAAAAGTTAATTCACAGCTAGAGGTTCCAGGCCACATCCTCTCCTTGCGACGTAGGAGTCTGGGTCCTCAGCGCTGAATAGTTCCAACAGAGAGCTCCTCGGTGCGGGTGGGAGGTTGCTGAGCAGCCCCACATTCTGGGGGAGGCGTGGAGATGGTCTTGTTAGCAGCTTcaacttctttctcccttcctccctccactatctccctaaAAGAGAGGCGCAGTGACATGGCCCACCACCCCACCTTCCGGAAGATCTACTGTGACGCTGTTCCTTACTTGTTCAAGAAGGTGAGGCCCAGCCCTGGGCACTGCCCCTTGGCTGCAGGTCCACTCCAGACCTGAGGCCCCGgatctcccttcctctccccttttcCTTACCAGGCCGTCGGCAGCTGAggcctcttccccacccctccccgggTTAGCCCAGAGATTGCCCAGTTGCCCCATTCCTTTAAGGTTCGAGCTGTCTACACAGAAGGTGGCTGGTTTGAGGaagggatgaaactggaggcCATTGACCCCCTGAATCTGGGCAACATCTGCGTGGCGACCATCTGCAAGGTGAGTCTGGGCGCCCTGGGCCTCCAGCAGCGCTTCCTATGGACAGGGCGGTGGTAGAGTGCCCGCTACTGGTTTTCGTGCACATAGACTTGGCTCCTAGTTCGGAATCTGCTTTCTCTTCGGGGGTCAGAGGCTTGCCAACCGTGTGGGCTAGTCCAGGCATGTCGGCCACGGCATCAAGCTGGCAGGTTAGCCGAGTCCCTGGCCAGCCACCCGTGGGTGCTATGGAACACCTGACCTGAGCCTGGTCCTGGGGCAAGTGTGGGCCTTCCCGCCACCGTCTGCTGTCTCCTTGGGCGCTGGCCTTGCCACGCCTTAGCCAAGCTGGCATTGTTGCAAACCTCTGTTACTGCTGCAGCCTGCGGAGCCAGCCACCACCCCTTGGCCTTCCTGGGGACACGCTGATGTGTCTGTCTAGCAAACCTCCAGGCTGGGCCCCCATGTTCACCCCTGAGAACACAGTGACAAAAGGACAGACACAGTTCCTGCTGGCACAGCATGTGGTGTCCATTGAgggagtcgggaagatctctcggaagaggaaatggcaacccactccagtgttcttgcctggagaatcccatggacagaggagcccggcaggctgcagtccatggggttgcagagtctgacatgactgaccaCACGTGAGGAAGCTGGATGATTTTACCATTATGGGTTACATGAGTGCTGAGTGCTCTGAAAAGCAGCTTCGTCTCCTGTCCCTGTCCTGCCGCCTCACCCTGGAATGGGGGTGCAGTTTAGAGCACCAGGTTCTGTTTCCCTCTCCGCCTCCACTAGGTCCTCCTGGACGGCTACCTGATGATCTGTGTGGACGGAGGCCCCTCCACAGATGGCTCCGACTGGTTCTGTTACCACGCCTCCTCCCATGCCATCTTCCCAGCCAACTTCTGCCAGAAGAATGACATTGAGCTCACACCCCCGAAAGGTAAGACTGGCATATAGTTGGAGGGAGCAGGGTTGAGGCCACAGGCCAAGCCAGACCCCCAGAGTTGAAGTCTGAGTGGACTGGAGAGGTGACAGCACTCCCCACGGTCACCACTAGCACTTAGTCTGGGCTGGCTTGGCCCCGTGGCCCCATGTGGCTTGGTGAGCAGAACTCCCACCTGTCCCTTTGGGCAGTGAACACCCTGTACTACAGGACCATGGTCCTAGAGCAGGTACCAGCCTGGGCAGGAGGGAAGAAGGTTGCTGGGGAGACTTTGGGCTGAGTCCTGATGGAGCTGCAGGAGGCAGCTTTGGCACTGTCCGGGActccccctcacctccctccctccctcatctccaccttccactgcagggtacGAGGCTCACACTTTCAGCTGGGAGGCCTACTTGGAGAAGACCAAGGCAAAGGCAGCTCCATCGAGACTCTTCAATATGGTGAGGAGACCAACCCTGCCCACTGCCACCCAAGGTGGCGGTtccaaccccttctcctctcgaGTCCCTGCTGCTAAGATCAGCTGTTTCAGGGACAAGTCCAAACTCTGATGTGGATGCGTGCTGAACGGTCAGCCAGTCCCTTTCCCAGAGGGGCTGGTGCCTGGGATCATAGTGCAGAGGGGTTCCTGGTCTGAGGCCCCCGCCTCTGCTCCCACACCCAGGGCTGCCCTGCCAGCGTGGAGACTTAGCTGATTTGCTTGGCCTTCATCCCCATCCCAGGACTGCCCCAACCACGGCTTCAAGGTGGGCATGAAGCTGGAGGCCGTGGACCTGATGGAGCCCCGGCTCATCTGCGTGGCCACTGTGAAGCGGGTGGTGCACCGGCTCCTTAGCATCCACTTCGATGGCTGGGACAGCGAGTACGACCAGTGGGTGGACTGCGAGTCCCCAGACATCTACCCCGTCGGCTGGTGTGAGCTCACCGGCTACCAGCTCCAGCCACCTGTGGCCACAGGTCTGGGCTCTCTTGGCCCTGAGGGGCTCttgactttccttttctttttccttcctgccaactaccctccaccccaccccccgtgCCGCATGCCCACCTTTGGCCCTCTGGCATGAGATCGAGCATCTCCTGGACCACTTCTAGGGAGAGAGTGGCCCTGGTCTCCCCCCTCCTGCTCCTgacttctctgtctccctctccctctggcctgcagagcTCCTTCCTTGACCTTGCCCACTCTGTCATATGCTCGTGCCCTTGTGCACCAGGTAAatcccccaggcccctctgagcACGCTGGTGATGCGGGTGGGAAGAAGGGACAGCTGTCATCCAGTCCCTCCCCGCAGCCCCTCCCCGTTCTCACGGCCCAGCTCTGGCTTTCCTTCAGGAGCGTCCCCTGTGTAAGGGAGGCCCGTGAGGGGTGGGCGGGGGTCTCGGGACGTGCCTGCAGCCTATGTCCTCTCAGAACTCTCTTCTCACCTCATGTCCGTGTCTTTCAACAACAGAGCCCACCACACCTCTGAAAGCCAAAGAGGccacaaagaagaagaagaaacagtttGGGAAGAAACGTAAGTGGTGCTCTAAAGCTACCCGGCTGGGGTGGGACCTGGGATCACCTGAGCCTGTGTCCCTGGGCAGGGGATCACTACCCAGATCAGTCACACTCTTTATGTTCCCACCTCTCCTTTGCCCCTTGCCCATGAGCTCATCCATCACCCTGTATCTTAGGGGCCCAGAGCACAATGAGGGAGTCTTCTGGTCTCTGGCAGTGTTCAGGATGCTGAGGAAAAGACACAAGAGACTATATGGGTTGGAGCAGGGGTCAGGGGTGGCCTGGTCTCTGAGGCCTTGTGCAGCTGCAGtgtatgaaagtaaaaatgttagaGCAAACAGACGGAAGTCATTCTCCCATGATCCCCAGGGGAAGGGAGCGAGGGTGACCACCAAGCTTAGGGACCTCTCACAGGCCGGCCCAACCTCAGCGGGCCCCAGGCTGAGCTGCAGTGAGCTGGGCTCCCTGACGTGGTCTCTGCAGAAGACAGGATGTCCCGAAAGGGAACAGAGGAAACAGATGCGGTCCCTGGGCAGGGTTAAGATCCTGTGAGGGTGTGGTGTGGATCGAGTGGCAGGACTCTGTGCCGTCCCGAATCAGGGCTGGCAAAGTGACGGTGCAGaagtgaagaaagtgaggagCAGAAACAGGAAGCTGAACTACCATGGCGGGGTGAGGGCACTGACCCCTTACTGGGGAGAAGCTCTGCCCCTTGGACCCACAGCCCTGAGGGCTGAGGTCAGAGCTGGGCCTCGGTCCTCCCCAGCTGGCACCTACCCCTCTGCTGGGCTGCCTGGCCGCTATTGCATATGGATACAGCCCTCACCTGGgttgaattctgtttttattcCAAGGAAAAAGAATACCACCGGCCAAGACGCGGCCCCTCAGACAGGGGTCCAAAAAGGCCCTGCTGGAGGAGGACCTGCAGGCGGCAGCGAAGGCCCCATCGGAGCCTGCTCCTGAAGAGAGTAAGAGCCTCCCGGGCGGGGCCGGCGGGCGGCTCCCTGCTCAGAGGCCggtcctctccttccccacctggCACAGAAGGGCAGAGGCAGGCTTGAAGGGCATTTTCTGGGCACCAAGAAATCTCTCAGACCactgagcctggagggcttctcaGACACCCGCCCCCAGCTCTGAATGGAGCCAAGCACTGGCCTGGCCCTCTGCACCCCCAGCCCTCAACAGGGTGGGCTGCCTGCCAGGCTGGTGGGACGGGGCCCTAGGCCTTGGCTGCCCACCACACCCAAGGGCCCCTGTCTGTAGGAAGCCCGGTTCCTTCTCCAGATCCTGAGCTCCATGCTCCCTCCTCCTTGCCCCGTACCTCTCTCCCTCTTCAGTCATCGCCGTGCGTGTGAAGGAAGAGCACCTGGACGTGGCCACGGGTGACAAGGCCCAGAGTCCAGAGCTGCCGGTGCCCGTCGAGAACATCAAACAGGAGACGGACGACTGAGCCTTCCTCGCTGCCAGCCAGAAGCCAGCCCAGGGCGCCTCTCTGGCCACCACGCCAACCTCCTTTAGTTTGGAGACTGAGCCTTTTTGCATACATTTTGCCTGGTGCTGTGCGGGCCGGGCACCCAAGGAGCAGCCAGGGTCTCCTCTAGCCTCTGGCCTTTCCAGCAAGGCCATGTGACGGGGGCTGCCTGCGAGCAGCTCCCTCTCCAGCTCGAATTCCTGAAGCTCTTCCTCACTAGTCCCCTCCACTCCCCCCACACTGCTCCATTGCCAGGGTGGGGGCTACACACAGGAGACAAGCTGGCTAGTGTTTAGGCCCGAGCAGGTCTCGAGGTGGGGACAGACCGTCACCCGACGGACGAGAGTGGTGTGAGAGGTACAGCCTCTGCCCCAGACTCCATGCGGAGCGGCCCCTCCTGCCTCGGTTGGGGCTCTGCTCCTCCTGGCACCCCCAGGATGTTGGGGAGCCCTGTGCCAGCACCCACACCCAGCTCTGGCAGGCAGCTGAGCAGCAGTGATCAGCATGTAGGTCCTGGTGACTTGTGAAGTGGCCTTGATCGATTTTCCCTTGGCATAAATACTGACTCCATTTTCAAGAGGAGCAGAGATAAGGTCTGCTCCCTGGAAAAGGGAGCTTGCCAGGGCCTCAGGTGGGGGAGACCACACCAGTCCCTGTGCCACGggaaaggggggtgggggtgggcgtgTGCACAGGCATGCAGGTATCCTGAGAGAGAAGGTGCCATCAGCGTTGAACTTAACCCACTCTGGAGCCCAGCTGGATGGGACCTGTGCTTTTCTTTGTTAACCAGGAACAGGTCTGGCCTTGCCAGAAAGTCTCGGGGCCTCTACACAGGGGATGGTCTGCCCTGCTGGCTGACGTGGCCCTGGAGGAGGTCCTGGAGACGGGACATACTTCTTGGTCCTTTTCCTCACTGTGCATGTCCTTAACTCCATAATATATTTTGATTCCGCTGCTCCTCTGAAAGTACAATCTAGAAGTTTCATCTAGCGTCTGCCCACATTTCAGCTGCTGCTTCTCTGCAGTTAAGTCTCCTTTGAAGCTGTCTTCTCCCTCGGACCCACCCTCTcttcaggagacctggggtctAGGTGGTAACAGGCTGCTCTCCTCagcccttctttccttccacatGTTTGAGTAGAGACAGCATGGCTGGGTGTGTCCCTGTGTTACCCTGTAATAGCTGCTATGGTCCATGCTTGCCAGATGGGGTGTTGACCTTGGGTGTGTTGAGGACCCTGCTGTTGGGTGTCATCCCAGAGATGGGTGACCAGCTCCCAAGGGGAGCCAATTTCAGTTCAGAGAACCAGATCTTTTGTCCTTTCCTAAAGGCACTGTGCAGGCTCACGTGGAAGAGAAACGAGGCTCCTGTAGCCTGAACTCCCCTAAATGTGACGGGCTGTGCCTCCCCTTACCCACCTCTCGGTGACGGGTGGCTCAGTGGAGGAAGGTGGCTGACGGTGGCTTGCAGTTCCACAGCCTGCTCGCATCACCTGCCTTTGTTGAGGGTGATTTGCCCAGCTGAGGAGAATCATTGTCCCCTGTGCTCTTGCCCTTTAAGGGTCAAGTTCTGACTGAAGAGCTTCTGGGGAGATAGGACTTGTTTGGCCTTCAGTTTTGCTTCTTCCTGAGTGAAGAAGTTGATGCCCACAGTGCTTGGGCGCCGCAGGCAGGGCTAGAGGACAAGTTTAGCCACGGTTCCAGCCCCAGATGGGCTTCCCACACTTAAATCCTGTGAGACGATTAAATCCCTTTCTTGCTGCAGTCTGTCAGTGTTCCTTCTGTTCTGAGACGCCACCTCTCCAGG encodes:
- the L3MBTL2 gene encoding lethal(3)malignant brain tumor-like protein 2 isoform X3; the protein is MEKPRGVEETPSSEPMEEEEEDDDLELFGGYDSFRSYNSSVGSESSSYLEESSEAEHEDREAGELPTSPLHLLSPGTPRSLDGSGSEPAVCEMCGIVGTREAFFSKTKRFCSVSCSRSYSSNSKKASILARLQGKPPTKKAKVLHKAAWSAKIGAFLHSQGTGQLADGTPTGQDALVLGFDWGKFLKDHSYKAAPVSCFKHVPLYDQWEDVMKGMKVEVLNSDAVLPSRVYWIASVIQAAGYRVLLRYEGFENDASHDFWCNLGTVDVHPIGWCAINSKILVPPRTIHAKFTDWKGYLMKRLVGSRTLPVDFHIKMVESMKYPFRQGMRLEVVDKSQVSRTRMAVVDTVIGGRLRLLYEDGDSDDDFWCHMWSPLIHPVGWSRRVGHGIKLSERRSDMAHHPTFRKIYCDAVPYLFKKVRAVYTEGGWFEEGMKLEAIDPLNLGNICVATICKVLLDGYLMICVDGGPSTDGSDWFCYHASSHAIFPANFCQKNDIELTPPKGYEAHTFSWEAYLEKTKAKAAPSRLFNMDCPNHGFKVGMKLEAVDLMEPRLICVATVKRVVHRLLSIHFDGWDSEYDQWVDCESPDIYPVGWCELTGYQLQPPVATEPTTPLKAKEATKKKKKQFGKKLIAVRVKEEHLDVATGDKAQSPELPVPVENIKQETDD
- the L3MBTL2 gene encoding lethal(3)malignant brain tumor-like protein 2 isoform X2 translates to MEKPRGVEETPSSEPMEEEEEDDDLELFGGYDSFRSYNSSVGSESSSYLEESSEAEHEDREAGELPTSPLHLLSPGTPRSLDGSGSEPAVCEMCGIVGTREAFFSKTKRFCSVSCSRSYSSNSKKASILARLQGKPPTKKAKVLHKAAWSAKIGAFLHSQGTGQLADGTPTGQDALVLGFDWGKFLKDHSYKAAPVSCFKHVPLYDQWEDVMKGMKVEVLNSDAVLPSRVYWIASVIQAAGYRVLLRYEGFENDASHDFWCNLGTVDVHPIGWCAINSKILVPPRTIHAKFTDWKGYLMKRLVGSRTLPVDFHIKMVESMKYPFRQGMRLEVVDKSQVSRTRMAVVDTVIGGRLRLLYEDGDSDDDFWCHMWSPLIHPVGWSRRVGHGIKLSERRSDMAHHPTFRKIYCDAVPYLFKKVRAVYTEGGWFEEGMKLEAIDPLNLGNICVATICKVLLDGYLMICVDGGPSTDGSDWFCYHASSHAIFPANFCQKNDIELTPPKGYEAHTFSWEAYLEKTKAKAAPSRLFNMDCPNHGFKVGMKLEAVDLMEPRLICVATVKRVVHRLLSIHFDGWDSEYDQWVDCESPDIYPVGWCELTGYQLQPPVATEPTTPLKAKEATKKKKKQFGKKRKRIPPAKTRPLRQGSKKALLEEDLQAAAKAPSEPAPEEIIAVRVKEEHLDVATGDKAQSPELPVPVENIKQETDD
- the L3MBTL2 gene encoding lethal(3)malignant brain tumor-like protein 2 isoform X1 — translated: MEKPRGVEETPSSEPMEEEEEDDDLELFGGYDSFRSYNSSVGSESSSYLEESSEAEHEDREAGELPTSPLHLLSPGTPRSLDGSGSEPAVCEMCGIVGTREAFFSKTKRFCSVSCSRSYSSNSKKASILARLQGKPPTKKAKVLHKAAWSAKIGAFLHSQGTGQLADGTPTGQDALVLGFDWGKFLKDHSYKAAPVSCFKHVPLYDQWEDVMKGMKVEVLNSDAVLPSRVYWIASVIQAAGYRVLLRYEGFENDASHDFWCNLGTVDVHPIGWCAINSKILVPPRTIHAKFTDWKGYLMKRLVGSRTLPVDFHIKMVESMKYPFRQGMRLEVVDKSQVSRTRMAVVDTVIGGRLRLLYEDGDSDDDFWCHMWSPLIHPVGWSRRVGHGIKLSERRSDMAHHPTFRKIYCDAVPYLFKKVRAVYTEGGWFEEGMKLEAIDPLNLGNICVATICKVLLDGYLMICVDGGPSTDGSDWFCYHASSHAIFPANFCQKNDIELTPPKGYEAHTFSWEAYLEKTKAKAAPSRLFNMDCPNHGFKVGMKLEAVDLMEPRLICVATVKRVVHRLLSIHFDGWDSEYDQWVDCESPDIYPVGWCELTGYQLQPPVATEPTTPLKAKEATKKKKKQFGKKRKRIPPAKTRPLRQGSKKALLEEDLQAAAKAPSEPAPEESKSLPGGAGGRLPAQRPVLSFPTWHRRAEAGLKGIFWAPRNLSDH